From the genome of Candidatus Desulfarcum epimagneticum, one region includes:
- a CDS encoding putative Type II secretion system protein B (Evidence 3 : Putative function from multiple computational evidences) — protein MSSILKALKKVQNESPGHYEFRPWPRRDPAPETFWAKLKARLRPVFWVPAVLICLALGAGAVWLSRDPAPATPVSDAPAPLAPVGASPPGIAEAPRAAAEKSPEPRISSPRPGAFETQPAPRNPARRDPAQRIPMLNDPDITLQAIVWAGDPRDRVAVINGRFLGEGDMAGAFQVTGILRTEALLKGPDGRAFRLAYKSR, from the coding sequence ATGAGCTCCATACTCAAGGCGCTGAAAAAAGTTCAGAACGAATCCCCGGGGCATTATGAATTCCGTCCCTGGCCCCGGCGGGACCCGGCTCCCGAGACTTTTTGGGCAAAGCTCAAGGCCCGTTTGCGGCCCGTTTTCTGGGTCCCGGCGGTTTTGATCTGCCTGGCCCTGGGCGCCGGCGCCGTGTGGCTTTCCCGGGACCCGGCCCCGGCCACCCCGGTTTCGGACGCCCCGGCGCCCCTTGCGCCGGTCGGCGCCTCACCCCCCGGGATCGCCGAAGCGCCGCGCGCGGCGGCGGAAAAAAGCCCCGAGCCCCGGATATCGTCCCCCCGGCCCGGGGCGTTTGAGACCCAACCCGCCCCGCGAAACCCCGCCCGCCGGGACCCGGCCCAACGCATTCCCATGCTCAACGATCCCGACATCACCCTCCAGGCCATTGTCTGGGCCGGCGATCCCCGGGACCGGGTGGCGGTCATCAACGGCCGCTTCCTGGGAGAGGGGGATATGGCCGGGGCCTTTCAGGTGACCGGCATTCTCAGGACCGAGGCCCTTTTAAAAGGCCCGGACGGCCGGGCTTTTCGCTTGGCGTACAAGAGCCGCTGA
- a CDS encoding Lysine 2,3-aminomutase codes for MTVTHIHSPNLKYYGVRNFDTLPQLSRFSKSDIEEMRAVAQVFPFRTNPYVVENLIDWDRAPDDPIFRLNFPHRDMLKPRELGMVADLLARGAPKKEIRWHVGGILRRLNPHPAGQKEHNVPRLNQRLVPGIQHKYRETVLVFPPAGQSCHAYCSFCFRWPQFVSVSDWKFSAEDMDAALEYIRQKKDITDILITGGDPMVMPARLLARRVEPFLGPGFEHVQNIRIGTKSLSYWPFRYLTDPDADDMIRLFEKIVQKNKHLAIMAHFSHWKELDTPFVRRAIGRIRSAGAEIRTQSPLIRHVNDSPGVWSRMWRMQVGLGCVPYYMFVSRETGAQDYFEVPLARCLDVFQKAIRNVSGLGRTVRGPVMSALPGKILVDGEAEIGGEKVFVLSFLQGRNPDWQGRPFFARRCDKAAWISGLKPAFGEKSFFYEKELEEILSSIV; via the coding sequence ATGACGGTGACCCACATCCATTCTCCAAACCTGAAATACTACGGCGTTCGAAATTTCGACACATTGCCCCAGCTGAGCCGGTTTTCAAAGTCCGACATCGAGGAGATGAGGGCTGTGGCGCAGGTGTTTCCGTTTCGGACCAACCCGTATGTGGTGGAAAATCTCATTGACTGGGACCGCGCCCCGGATGATCCCATCTTCCGCCTCAATTTTCCCCACCGGGACATGCTCAAGCCCCGCGAACTGGGGATGGTGGCGGACCTTTTGGCCCGGGGCGCCCCCAAAAAAGAGATCCGCTGGCATGTCGGCGGTATTTTAAGACGGCTCAACCCCCATCCGGCGGGCCAGAAGGAGCACAATGTGCCCCGGCTCAACCAACGCCTGGTCCCCGGAATTCAGCATAAATACCGGGAAACCGTTCTGGTGTTTCCCCCGGCCGGCCAGAGCTGCCACGCCTACTGCTCGTTTTGTTTTCGATGGCCCCAGTTTGTGAGCGTTTCGGACTGGAAATTCTCCGCCGAGGACATGGACGCGGCTTTGGAATACATCCGCCAAAAAAAGGACATCACGGACATTCTGATCACCGGCGGCGACCCCATGGTCATGCCGGCCAGGCTTCTGGCCCGGCGTGTGGAGCCTTTTCTCGGCCCCGGCTTTGAGCATGTCCAAAACATCCGAATCGGGACCAAGTCCCTTTCCTACTGGCCGTTCCGCTATCTCACGGACCCGGACGCCGACGACATGATCCGCCTGTTTGAAAAAATCGTCCAAAAAAACAAACACCTGGCCATCATGGCCCATTTCAGCCACTGGAAAGAGCTGGACACCCCGTTTGTCCGGCGGGCCATTGGGCGAATCCGCTCCGCCGGGGCCGAGATCCGGACCCAGTCTCCCCTGATTCGCCATGTGAACGATTCCCCCGGGGTCTGGTCCCGGATGTGGCGCATGCAGGTGGGCCTGGGATGCGTGCCCTATTATATGTTTGTGTCGCGGGAGACCGGCGCCCAGGATTATTTTGAGGTTCCTTTGGCCCGATGTCTGGACGTTTTTCAAAAAGCCATTCGGAATGTGTCCGGGCTCGGCCGAACGGTCCGGGGGCCTGTGATGTCGGCTTTGCCCGGGAAAATCCTGGTGGACGGCGAGGCGGAGATCGGCGGCGAAAAGGTGTTTGTCCTTTCCTTTCTCCAGGGCCGGAATCCGGACTGGCAAGGCCGGCCCTTTTTCGCCCGGCGCTGTGACAAAGCCGCCTGGATCAGCGGTCTGAAACCCGCCTTTGGCGAAAAATCCTTTTTTTACGAAAAGGAGCTGGAAGAAATTCTATCCTCCATCGTCTGA
- a CDS encoding B12-binding domain-containing radical SAM protein: MNILLIYPDFPDKRISGEDILAPPMGLYYIGALLKERGHEVRVLNLNGEKPSREALKEKFRALRPDMMGFSVVHANRWGAIDAAALAREALPHVRIVFGGPGASFLWRFLLSRFSFIDFAVVGEGERAFSELVRRLQENRPESASDIPGVAGRRNGEIVYGGEAPFIDDLDSLPSPAAHFTFRHLALSRGCPENCAFCASPKLWRRKTRFHSAAYFVDMLKTLREKGETFFYVSDDNFTLKKNLAIEVCEKIVDQGLDISWAAISRADRVDGEILDWMKKAGCVQISYGIESGCDRIRKKLNKNLRKSHVEKAFAMTLERGIMARAYFIYGSPGESRASIEDSVDLMKKIKPLGMIAYMLALFPGTALYDDFARNIPDPDDMWMARAEDLLYFETDPGLSRESVVSFGKRLRSAFYENLPGFVRDVSLSKRLSPEARADFYSRLAMTFSHGDYSQIREIPQKQETARKLYEKALSLAPDHRACLGLGAMLQQKREFKGSIEALQKGAAHYPASEPIHLCLGISLMNEGRFHEAAACFEKFPHSPQAASYLEECRRAGGL; the protein is encoded by the coding sequence ATGAACATCCTGCTTATTTATCCCGATTTTCCGGACAAACGAATCAGCGGCGAGGACATCCTGGCCCCTCCCATGGGCCTGTATTATATCGGCGCCCTTTTGAAAGAGCGGGGCCATGAAGTCCGGGTCCTGAATCTTAACGGGGAAAAACCGTCCCGGGAGGCGCTGAAAGAAAAATTCCGGGCGCTTCGGCCGGACATGATGGGATTTTCCGTGGTCCACGCCAACCGCTGGGGCGCCATCGACGCCGCGGCGCTGGCCAGAGAGGCGCTTCCCCATGTCCGGATCGTTTTCGGGGGGCCGGGGGCCTCTTTTTTGTGGCGGTTTCTCCTTTCCCGTTTTTCTTTCATCGACTTCGCGGTGGTGGGGGAAGGGGAGCGCGCTTTTTCAGAGCTGGTCCGGCGCCTTCAAGAAAACCGCCCTGAAAGCGCTTCGGATATTCCGGGCGTGGCCGGCCGAAGAAACGGCGAAATCGTTTACGGCGGGGAGGCGCCCTTCATAGACGATCTCGACTCCCTGCCCAGCCCGGCCGCGCATTTCACCTTCCGGCATCTGGCGCTGAGCCGGGGCTGCCCGGAAAACTGCGCCTTTTGCGCCTCCCCGAAACTGTGGCGGCGAAAAACCCGGTTTCACTCGGCCGCTTACTTTGTGGACATGCTCAAAACCCTGCGGGAAAAGGGCGAGACTTTTTTTTATGTGTCCGACGACAACTTCACCCTTAAAAAGAACCTGGCCATCGAGGTGTGCGAAAAAATCGTGGACCAGGGTCTGGACATCTCCTGGGCCGCCATTTCCCGGGCCGACCGCGTGGATGGGGAAATCCTGGACTGGATGAAAAAAGCCGGGTGCGTCCAGATCAGCTACGGCATTGAAAGCGGCTGCGACCGAATCCGGAAAAAGCTCAACAAAAATCTCAGAAAAAGCCATGTGGAAAAGGCGTTCGCCATGACCCTTGAGCGCGGAATCATGGCCAGGGCCTATTTCATATACGGCTCCCCGGGCGAGAGCCGGGCGTCCATCGAAGACTCCGTGGACCTGATGAAAAAAATCAAACCCCTGGGCATGATCGCCTACATGCTGGCACTTTTCCCGGGAACGGCGCTGTATGACGATTTCGCCCGAAACATCCCCGACCCGGACGACATGTGGATGGCGCGCGCGGAGGACCTTCTTTATTTCGAGACCGACCCCGGTCTGAGCCGGGAAAGCGTGGTGTCTTTCGGCAAACGCCTCCGGTCCGCGTTTTATGAAAATCTCCCGGGTTTTGTCCGGGATGTCTCCCTTTCAAAACGTCTCTCCCCGGAAGCCCGCGCCGATTTTTACTCCAGGCTGGCCATGACCTTCAGCCACGGGGATTATTCCCAAATCCGGGAGATTCCCCAGAAACAGGAGACCGCCCGAAAACTTTACGAAAAGGCCCTTTCCCTGGCGCCGGACCACCGGGCCTGCCTGGGGCTGGGCGCCATGCTTCAGCAAAAAAGGGAGTTTAAAGGCTCCATCGAAGCGCTTCAAAAGGGCGCGGCCCATTATCCCGCCAGCGAGCCCATTCACCTGTGCCTGGGAATCAGCCTCATGAACGAGGGCCGGTTCCACGAGGCCGCCGCCTGCTTTGAAAAATTCCCTCATTCCCCCCAGGCCGCGTCGTATCTGGAGGAATGCCGGCGGGCCGGGGGCCTGTGA
- a CDS encoding Enoyl-CoA hydratase → MRRLFFFTPAGPGAGPGAGRLCFAPPRVKAWLSQREREEKHKIGKEEDAMNVRVETKKDIWTVVIDRPEVKNAVDRPTAQALADAFREFEADDAFSVAVLCGEGDSFCAGADLKAVADMDEKRLHRLEPDGDGPLGPTRMTLKKPVIAAVSGYAVAGGLELALWCDMRVADETAVFGVFCRRFGVPLIDGGTIRLPRLIGMSRAMDMILTGRPVEAQEALEMGLANRVAPFGKAREAAEELAGQIAGFPQACMRNDRLSAMAQWSLSIDDALQNEFALGMESLGKGEALEGAGRFARGDGKHGKFA, encoded by the coding sequence ATGCGGCGCCTCTTTTTTTTCACGCCGGCCGGGCCGGGGGCGGGTCCCGGCGCCGGGCGCTTGTGTTTTGCCCCGCCCCGTGTTAAGGCATGGCTATCACAACGGGAAAGGGAAGAAAAGCATAAAATCGGAAAGGAGGAGGACGCCATGAATGTGCGGGTGGAAACCAAAAAAGACATATGGACGGTGGTGATCGACCGACCGGAGGTCAAAAACGCGGTGGACCGGCCCACGGCCCAGGCCCTGGCCGACGCGTTTCGGGAGTTTGAGGCCGACGACGCCTTTTCCGTCGCGGTTTTATGCGGAGAGGGGGACTCTTTTTGCGCCGGGGCGGATTTAAAGGCCGTGGCCGACATGGACGAAAAACGCCTGCACCGCCTGGAGCCTGACGGAGACGGTCCCCTGGGGCCCACCCGGATGACCCTGAAAAAACCCGTCATCGCGGCGGTTTCGGGCTACGCCGTGGCCGGGGGCCTGGAGCTGGCGTTGTGGTGCGACATGCGGGTGGCGGACGAGACAGCGGTTTTCGGGGTGTTCTGCCGGCGTTTCGGGGTTCCTTTGATTGACGGCGGAACCATCCGGCTTCCCCGGCTGATCGGCATGAGCCGGGCCATGGACATGATCCTCACCGGTCGGCCCGTGGAGGCCCAAGAGGCCCTGGAGATGGGGCTGGCCAACCGGGTGGCTCCCTTTGGAAAGGCCCGGGAGGCGGCCGAGGAGCTGGCCGGGCAAATCGCCGGGTTTCCCCAGGCGTGCATGAGAAACGACCGGCTCAGCGCCATGGCCCAATGGTCTTTGTCCATTGATGACGCCTTGCAAAATGAGTTCGCCCTGGGCATGGAGTCTTTGGGAAAGGGAGAGGCGCTGGAGGGCGCCGGTAGGTTTGCCAGGGGGGATGGGAAGCATGGAAAATTTGCGTGA